One genomic window of Candidatus Zixiibacteriota bacterium includes the following:
- a CDS encoding DedA family protein — protein sequence MFEAIIQPIAQWIIGVISDMGYLGIVLTMGIESACIPLPSEIIMPFSGYLVSTGRFTMLGVSLAGAFGCVVGSVVAYIAGYYGGRPFLEKYGKYILLSKKEIDYAERWTVKYGDAAIFVSRLLPVIRTFISLPAGIARMNFIKFIIYTFLGSLPWCWALAYIGKVLGDNWNTIGKYFHQVDIVIGVLIVAGIAFFIWHKFKK from the coding sequence GTGTTTGAAGCGATCATACAACCGATAGCGCAATGGATTATCGGCGTTATTTCCGATATGGGATACCTGGGGATTGTCTTGACGATGGGCATTGAATCGGCCTGCATCCCGCTTCCGTCGGAAATCATAATGCCGTTTTCAGGATATCTGGTTTCGACCGGACGATTTACCATGCTGGGAGTGTCGCTGGCCGGCGCTTTTGGATGTGTGGTCGGCTCCGTGGTGGCGTATATCGCCGGCTACTATGGGGGTAGACCGTTTCTTGAAAAATACGGAAAATATATCCTTCTCTCTAAAAAGGAGATTGATTATGCCGAGCGTTGGACGGTCAAATATGGCGATGCCGCTATTTTCGTTTCCCGACTTCTGCCGGTAATCCGGACTTTTATCTCACTTCCGGCCGGAATCGCCCGAATGAATTTCATCAAGTTCATTATCTATACCTTTCTGGGCTCCCTTCCCTGGTGCTGGGCGCTGGCTTATATCGGCAAAGTCCTCGGCGATAACTGGAATACTATCGGTAAGTACTTCCATCAGGTTGACATTGTCATTGGAGTCCTGATTGTCGCCGGCATAGCGTTTTTCATCTGGCACAAATTCAAAAAATAG
- the gdhA gene encoding NADP-specific glutamate dehydrogenase, translating into MNQYLESVMAMVKAKNPAEPEFHQAVQEVLASLEPVLERHPEFVEARIVERIVEPERVIMFRVPWVDDNGRVQVNRGFRVEFNSAIGPYKGGLRFHPSVNLGILKFLGFEQVFKNSLTTLPMGGGKGGSDFDPKGKSDNEVMNFCQSFMNELYRHIGQNTDVPAGDIGVGGREIGFLFGQYKRLKNLFEGVLTGKGLNWGGSLIRPEATGYGCVYFAEEMLNAKGDSLKGKRCAVSGSGNVAQYTIEKISQFGGKAVTLSDSNGYIVDDDGINAEKLNWVMELKNNKRGRIKEYTERFKSSKYFDGRGLWKVPVDCAFPSATQNELNGEDAKTLLKNGCILVAEGANMPSTPDAVDQFIHAKICYGPGKAANAGGVATSGLEMSQNSLRLSWSREEVDQRLQNIMKAIHKTCRDTATIYGQPTNYVLGANIGGFLKVADAMLDQGVV; encoded by the coding sequence ATGAATCAGTACCTTGAATCAGTCATGGCTATGGTGAAAGCGAAAAATCCGGCCGAACCGGAGTTTCACCAGGCGGTGCAGGAAGTTCTCGCCTCTCTGGAGCCGGTGCTCGAGAGACATCCGGAGTTTGTCGAGGCTCGTATTGTGGAGAGAATCGTGGAGCCGGAACGGGTCATTATGTTCCGAGTCCCCTGGGTCGATGACAACGGCCGGGTTCAAGTAAATCGCGGTTTTCGTGTCGAGTTCAACAGCGCCATTGGTCCTTACAAGGGTGGTTTGCGCTTCCATCCCAGCGTCAATCTCGGTATCCTAAAGTTTCTCGGTTTTGAGCAGGTGTTCAAAAACAGCCTGACAACCCTTCCCATGGGTGGCGGCAAGGGGGGGTCCGATTTTGACCCGAAGGGGAAGTCGGATAACGAAGTTATGAATTTTTGCCAGAGTTTTATGAATGAGCTGTATCGCCATATCGGACAAAACACCGACGTCCCGGCCGGTGATATCGGAGTTGGCGGCAGGGAAATAGGATTCCTCTTTGGCCAATATAAGAGGCTAAAGAATCTCTTTGAAGGAGTCCTTACGGGCAAAGGTCTGAACTGGGGCGGGAGTCTGATTCGTCCCGAAGCGACCGGCTACGGGTGCGTTTATTTTGCCGAGGAGATGCTTAACGCCAAGGGAGATTCCTTGAAAGGAAAGAGGTGCGCCGTCTCCGGCTCCGGCAATGTAGCCCAGTACACTATTGAGAAGATAAGCCAGTTCGGCGGCAAGGCGGTGACCCTTTCGGATTCCAACGGGTATATTGTCGATGATGACGGCATCAACGCCGAAAAGCTTAACTGGGTGATGGAGTTAAAAAACAACAAGCGGGGTCGCATTAAAGAGTATACCGAGAGATTTAAGTCCTCTAAATATTTTGACGGACGCGGGCTCTGGAAGGTGCCGGTCGATTGCGCTTTTCCCAGTGCCACGCAGAACGAATTGAATGGCGAAGACGCCAAGACTCTTCTCAAAAACGGCTGTATTCTGGTCGCGGAAGGGGCCAATATGCCTTCGACCCCCGACGCGGTCGACCAATTCATCCATGCCAAAATCTGTTACGGTCCCGGGAAAGCGGCCAACGCCGGCGGCGTCGCCACTTCCGGTCTGGAGATGTCACAAAATTCGCTGCGCCTCTCCTGGAGCCGTGAGGAGGTTGACCAGCGGCTGCAGAATATCATGAAAGCGATTCATAAGACCTGCCGCGACACCGCCACCATCTATGGGCAGCCAACCAACTATGTGCTGGGGGCAAATATCGGCGGATTCCTCAAAGTCGCTGATGCCATGCTGGACCAGGGTGTGGTCTGA
- a CDS encoding TetR/AcrR family transcriptional regulator: MPIRLTAAQRRRQIIQKATELFSTHGFEKMTVRQLAGACHITEAALYRYFPSKDRIYNEVLESLREKIKLEELTGRIEGSDSIDDILFAVARNIIKTFSGNRELYRLLLFASLEGHSLAGKVFTTIRSPYVGLLAAALRRLRDGGKIQPVNPLITARCFVGMVMDCALGLHLWKRMQKENFDPEVIINNNVPIYVRGLKVVKKS, encoded by the coding sequence ATGCCTATTAGATTGACTGCGGCTCAGCGCCGACGCCAGATCATTCAGAAAGCGACCGAGCTTTTCTCAACGCACGGTTTCGAGAAAATGACGGTTCGTCAGCTTGCCGGAGCCTGTCATATTACGGAAGCGGCTCTTTACCGGTATTTCCCCTCCAAAGACAGAATCTACAACGAGGTACTGGAGTCGTTGCGGGAGAAAATCAAACTGGAAGAACTGACCGGCAGAATTGAGGGGAGCGACAGTATCGATGATATACTGTTTGCCGTAGCCCGGAATATTATCAAAACCTTCAGCGGCAACAGAGAGCTGTATCGTCTTCTTCTTTTCGCTTCCCTGGAGGGGCACTCCCTTGCCGGAAAGGTCTTTACAACCATCCGGAGCCCTTATGTCGGCCTTCTTGCCGCCGCCTTGAGGAGATTGCGGGATGGCGGGAAGATTCAGCCGGTCAATCCCCTTATTACGGCGCGCTGCTTTGTGGGGATGGTGATGGACTGCGCCCTGGGGCTTCACTTATGGAAACGAATGCAGAAGGAGAATTTTGACCCGGAAGTTATTATAAATAATAATGTCCCGATTTATGTCCGGGGACTGAAAGTCGTGAAAAAATCTTAG
- a CDS encoding GSU2203 family decaheme c-type cytochrome has protein sequence MNLRRVKLPPKPGAGLLLTLFLLVGIFVSNGAASPIPPGAVLVGNETCANCHTEISEKFHKTNHGSGYTSHTDDNIVACESCHGPGSAHVDGGDPALILNPARDEGGESSDWCRSCHGGMDGLSSLAHHEVEGNCASCHQVHVDAPQSLKQESPALCYDCHSDIKAKMALPSRHPVGPGFLNCLDCHDIHGTNNTLTVDESRAERCITCHTSKQGPFVFEHAPVTEDCGICHDPHGTVADNLLKQNEPFLCLSCHPAHFHTTIAALEGDFVAPLNATRTGVSTHDGFKKGMLTKCTQCHSDIHGTDMPAQSITGSGALTR, from the coding sequence ATGAATTTGCGAAGAGTTAAGTTGCCGCCTAAGCCGGGCGCGGGGTTGCTTTTGACTCTGTTTCTGCTGGTCGGCATTTTTGTCAGCAACGGCGCGGCATCGCCGATTCCGCCGGGCGCGGTCCTGGTGGGAAATGAAACTTGCGCCAATTGTCATACCGAAATTAGTGAAAAATTTCACAAGACAAATCATGGCAGCGGCTACACTTCCCACACTGATGACAACATCGTCGCCTGTGAATCGTGTCATGGGCCCGGCTCCGCCCATGTTGACGGCGGCGACCCCGCGTTGATTTTGAATCCGGCCAGGGACGAGGGCGGCGAATCGTCAGACTGGTGCCGCAGTTGTCACGGCGGCATGGACGGGCTTTCATCGCTGGCGCACCACGAAGTCGAAGGAAACTGCGCCTCCTGCCATCAGGTGCATGTTGATGCACCTCAGTCGCTGAAGCAAGAAAGTCCCGCCCTCTGCTATGACTGCCACAGCGATATTAAGGCGAAGATGGCGTTGCCGTCGCGCCATCCAGTAGGACCGGGATTTCTCAACTGCCTTGATTGCCATGATATTCACGGCACCAACAACACCCTGACCGTGGATGAAAGTCGGGCCGAGCGCTGTATCACCTGTCATACTTCCAAGCAGGGACCTTTTGTCTTTGAGCATGCGCCTGTTACGGAAGATTGCGGAATCTGTCATGACCCGCACGGCACGGTCGCCGATAATCTCCTGAAGCAGAATGAACCGTTTCTCTGCCTCTCCTGCCATCCGGCACATTTCCATACCACCATTGCCGCGCTGGAAGGAGATTTTGTGGCTCCCCTGAACGCGACCCGGACCGGCGTTTCCACCCATGACGGTTTCAAGAAGGGGATGCTCACCAAATGCACGCAGTGCCATTCTGATATTCATGGCACCGATATGCCGGCGCAATCTATAACCGGAAGCGGCGCGCTTACCAGATAA